A DNA window from Desulfuromonas thiophila contains the following coding sequences:
- the cydB gene encoding cytochrome d ubiquinol oxidase subunit II, with the protein MGNLDLAQLQQLWWLLVSVVGALFIFLTFVQGGQGLLLTLTRDEDEKTLIINSLGKKWELTFTTLVLFGGAFFAAFPLFYATSFGGAYWVWMLILFTFVLQAVSYEYRRKPSNLLGARVYEYFLFINGTVGILLIGIAVGTFFTGSNFSLNAYNSVTWHNPGRGVEAAFSLFNLSFGLFLVFLARVLGALYLNNNIDYPPLVAKTSAAAFKNLLYALPFLLYVLVRLLFMKGYAVDPQSGTVFLQRGKYLANLLALPVNGLGFLLIGLVLVVLGVALTYFKGSRKGIWPAGLGTVLVVLAVFAIAGYNNTAFYPSRVDLQSSLTLATASSSHYTLTAMSYIALAIPVVLAYVAYVWRLLDARKLGAADLTTGDEKY; encoded by the coding sequence ATGGGAAATCTCGATCTTGCACAGTTGCAGCAGCTGTGGTGGCTGCTGGTGTCGGTGGTGGGCGCACTGTTCATTTTCCTGACGTTCGTTCAGGGCGGCCAGGGGTTGCTGCTGACCCTGACCCGCGATGAGGACGAAAAGACGCTGATCATCAATTCCCTCGGCAAGAAGTGGGAACTGACCTTTACCACCCTGGTCCTGTTCGGCGGGGCCTTCTTCGCCGCCTTCCCGCTGTTCTACGCCACCAGCTTCGGTGGCGCCTACTGGGTGTGGATGCTGATCCTGTTCACCTTTGTGCTGCAGGCGGTCAGCTACGAATACCGTCGCAAGCCGAGCAATCTGTTGGGCGCGCGGGTCTATGAATACTTTCTGTTCATCAACGGCACCGTCGGCATTTTGCTCATCGGCATCGCCGTGGGTACCTTCTTCACCGGCTCGAACTTCAGCCTCAATGCCTACAATTCGGTGACCTGGCATAATCCCGGCCGTGGCGTTGAAGCGGCCTTCAGTCTGTTCAACCTGTCCTTCGGCCTGTTTCTGGTGTTTCTCGCCCGGGTGCTTGGCGCCCTGTACCTGAACAACAACATCGACTACCCGCCGCTGGTGGCCAAAACCTCGGCAGCGGCCTTCAAAAACCTGCTCTATGCCCTGCCGTTTCTGCTTTATGTGCTGGTGCGGCTGCTGTTCATGAAGGGTTACGCCGTCGATCCGCAAAGCGGCACGGTGTTTCTGCAGCGCGGCAAATACCTGGCCAATCTGCTGGCGCTGCCGGTCAACGGTCTCGGCTTTCTGCTGATTGGGCTGGTACTGGTGGTGCTGGGTGTGGCGCTGACCTACTTCAAGGGCAGCCGCAAGGGCATCTGGCCGGCTGGCTTGGGGACGGTGCTGGTGGTGCTGGCGGTGTTCGCTATCGCCGGCTACAACAACACCGCCTTCTATCCGTCGCGGGTCGATCTGCAGAGTAGCCTGACGCTGGCAACGGCATCGAGCAGCCATTACACCCTGACGGCCATGAGCTATATCGCCCTGGCTATTCCGGTGGTGCTGGCCTATGTCGCCTATGTCTGGCGTCTGCTCGATGCCCGCAAGCTTGGCGCGGCGGATCTGACGACAGGCGATGAAAAGTATTAA
- a CDS encoding FRG domain-containing protein, which produces MTNEIRLESWAQLQEVLFADSWDSQIGRFRSRLAFRGLSDSRYPLATTLMRLGGDYAELERHLLRNFKKYAHRSMVERDSVWHWLTLAQHHGLPTRLLDWTYSPYVALHFATANIEQFDCDGVIWAVNYLLAHQHLPERLRAKLDAEGANVFTTEMFSDSVATLAELAALSDRNYVVFVEPSSIDDRIVNQFGMFSLMPDVRGRLDAWLADQPQLWQRLIIPRQLKWEVRDKLDQANITERVLFPGLDGLSSWLRRHYSPRHADPQ; this is translated from the coding sequence GTGACCAATGAAATCCGGCTGGAAAGCTGGGCGCAACTGCAGGAGGTACTGTTCGCCGATTCCTGGGATAGCCAGATCGGCCGTTTCCGTTCGCGGCTGGCCTTTCGCGGCCTGTCCGACAGTCGCTATCCGCTGGCCACCACGCTGATGCGGCTGGGCGGCGACTACGCCGAGCTGGAACGTCACCTGCTGCGCAATTTCAAGAAATACGCCCACCGCAGCATGGTCGAACGCGATTCGGTGTGGCACTGGCTGACGCTGGCGCAGCACCATGGCCTGCCGACCCGCCTGCTCGACTGGACCTATTCGCCTTATGTGGCGCTGCATTTCGCCACCGCCAATATCGAGCAGTTTGACTGTGACGGCGTGATCTGGGCGGTGAACTACCTGCTGGCGCATCAGCACCTGCCTGAACGGTTGCGCGCCAAGCTTGACGCTGAGGGCGCCAACGTATTCACCACCGAGATGTTCAGTGACAGCGTCGCCACCCTGGCCGAACTGGCGGCGTTGAGCGACCGCAACTATGTGGTCTTTGTCGAACCCTCGTCGATTGACGACCGTATCGTCAATCAGTTCGGCATGTTTTCACTGATGCCCGATGTGCGCGGCCGGCTTGATGCTTGGCTGGCCGATCAGCCGCAGCTGTGGCAACGGCTGATCATTCCGCGCCAGCTCAAGTGGGAGGTGCGTGACAAGCTCGACCAGGCCAATATTACCGAGCGGGTGTTGTTCCCCGGCCTTGACGGCCTGAGCAGCTGGCTGCGGCGCCATTACAGCCCGCGCCATGCTGATCCGCAGTGA
- a CDS encoding mechanosensitive ion channel family protein, which produces MDFSQLLDPEKLIPRILDLIFIYGPKLIAAIFILFVGRWIARLLRLAVRRVLTRSKVDDLLVSFVCSLTYMALLAFVVIAALNQIGIQTTSFIAILGAAGLAVGLALQGSLSNFAAGVLMIIFRPFQTGDYIEGGGVAGQVQETQIFTTHLLTPDNKLVIVPNANLMSGNIVNYSANNTRRIDLTVGVSYTDDLAHVKQVLEQILAADSRILPEPKPLVAVSELADSSVNLVVRPWVATKDYWAVYYDLTETIKTRFDAAGISIPFPQQDVHLHNTAAS; this is translated from the coding sequence ATGGATTTCTCTCAGCTGCTCGACCCGGAAAAGCTGATTCCCCGCATTCTGGATCTGATCTTTATCTATGGCCCCAAACTGATCGCTGCCATTTTCATCCTGTTCGTCGGCCGCTGGATCGCCCGTCTGCTGCGGCTCGCCGTACGCCGGGTGCTGACCCGCAGCAAGGTGGATGACCTACTGGTTTCCTTTGTCTGCAGCCTCACCTACATGGCCCTATTGGCCTTCGTCGTCATCGCCGCCCTCAATCAGATCGGCATCCAGACCACCTCGTTCATCGCCATTCTCGGTGCCGCCGGTCTGGCTGTCGGTCTGGCACTGCAGGGCTCGCTGTCGAACTTCGCCGCCGGCGTGCTGATGATCATCTTCCGGCCGTTCCAGACTGGCGACTACATCGAAGGCGGCGGCGTGGCCGGTCAGGTGCAGGAAACCCAGATTTTCACCACTCATCTGCTGACGCCCGACAACAAACTGGTCATCGTCCCCAACGCCAACCTGATGAGCGGCAACATCGTCAACTACTCGGCCAACAACACCCGCCGCATCGACCTGACCGTCGGCGTCAGCTACACCGACGATCTGGCGCATGTCAAACAGGTGCTGGAGCAGATACTGGCAGCCGACAGCCGCATCCTGCCTGAGCCCAAACCCCTGGTGGCGGTCAGTGAACTGGCCGACAGCAGCGTCAACCTGGTGGTGCGGCCCTGGGTTGCCACCAAGGACTACTGGGCGGTGTACTATGATCTGACCGAAACCATCAAGACCCGCTTTGATGCCGCAGGCATCAGCATTCCCTTCCCCCAGCAGGACGTCCATCTGCACAACACCGCCGCCAGCTGA
- a CDS encoding ABC-F family ATP-binding cassette domain-containing protein has protein sequence MLQLSHIEVNFSGRRIFADISWHLKPGQRVGLCGENGAGKSTLLKLLCGQVEADRGDLVLARGTSIGYLPQDGLTYRGRSLYAEVESACAEVLALGREMAELEQRIAGDADETALARYAEVQERHRQLGGFSLEADIARVLHGLGFSRSDWDKPCEQFSGGWQMRIALARLLLQRPNLLLLDEPTNHLDLPARDWLESYLIGYPGSVVLVSHDRFFMDQVVQRIVELWNGGLTEYPGNYSLYLQERDRRVDALRAAKQQQDEEIERLEAFINRFRYQANKAAQVQSRVRQLDKIERIQIPPQRKKIAFRFPSAPRSGKELIVLEQVAQRYADLQVFSGVDLTISRGERVALVGANGAGKSTLMRLLCGVEAPAQGCCRLGHQVELAYFAQDQAQVLNPANTVLQEITAAAPVAMVPRLRDVLGSFLFSGDDVHKSVAVLSGGERNRLALAILLLRPANLLLLDEPTNHLDLASKEVLLDALRHYSGTLVFVSHDRYFVDSLATRVLEVADGRVTSWPGNYEDFLRAKQALGQGGHAQLRVESCAVAANGRPGEDKQARMEEHARRREQVKQQRRLQKELEQIEGRIGELETRRDGLERELADPALYAEPAAFNARSADYAAVDAELTAAYAEWEELQHQVEGLEEAS, from the coding sequence ATGCTGCAGCTCAGTCATATTGAAGTCAATTTTTCCGGTCGGCGGATCTTTGCCGATATCAGCTGGCATCTCAAGCCGGGCCAGCGTGTCGGTCTGTGCGGCGAGAACGGTGCTGGCAAGTCGACCCTGCTCAAACTGCTGTGTGGCCAGGTGGAAGCCGATCGGGGCGATCTGGTACTGGCCCGCGGCACCAGCATCGGTTATCTGCCGCAGGATGGTCTGACCTACCGTGGGCGCAGCCTGTATGCCGAGGTGGAGAGTGCCTGCGCCGAGGTGCTGGCCCTGGGGCGGGAGATGGCCGAACTGGAACAGCGCATCGCCGGTGACGCCGACGAAACGGCCTTGGCGCGCTATGCCGAGGTGCAGGAGCGCCATCGCCAACTGGGCGGTTTTAGCCTCGAAGCCGATATCGCGCGCGTGTTGCATGGTCTGGGTTTTTCCCGGAGCGATTGGGATAAACCCTGCGAGCAGTTTTCCGGTGGCTGGCAGATGCGCATCGCCCTGGCCCGCTTGCTGTTGCAACGGCCCAACCTGCTGCTGCTTGACGAGCCGACCAACCATCTGGACCTGCCGGCGCGTGATTGGCTGGAAAGCTACCTGATCGGTTATCCCGGCAGTGTGGTGCTGGTGTCACATGATCGTTTCTTTATGGACCAGGTGGTGCAGCGCATTGTCGAGCTGTGGAACGGTGGCCTGACCGAATATCCCGGCAATTATTCACTCTATCTGCAGGAGCGCGATCGGCGGGTGGATGCCCTGCGGGCGGCCAAGCAGCAGCAGGACGAGGAGATCGAGCGCCTCGAAGCCTTCATTAACCGCTTTCGTTATCAGGCCAACAAGGCTGCTCAGGTGCAGAGCCGTGTGCGCCAGCTGGACAAGATCGAGCGCATTCAGATTCCCCCCCAACGCAAGAAAATCGCCTTTCGTTTTCCATCAGCGCCACGCAGCGGCAAGGAACTGATCGTGCTGGAGCAGGTGGCCCAGCGCTATGCCGATCTGCAGGTGTTCAGCGGTGTCGATCTGACCATCAGCCGGGGCGAGCGGGTGGCGCTGGTGGGTGCCAACGGTGCCGGCAAGTCGACCCTGATGCGGCTGTTGTGTGGCGTGGAAGCGCCGGCGCAGGGCTGCTGCCGGCTGGGCCATCAGGTCGAGCTGGCCTATTTCGCCCAGGATCAGGCGCAGGTGCTCAATCCGGCCAATACGGTGCTGCAGGAAATTACCGCGGCCGCGCCGGTGGCCATGGTGCCACGTCTGCGCGATGTGCTGGGCAGCTTTCTGTTCAGTGGCGACGATGTGCATAAATCCGTCGCCGTGCTGTCCGGCGGTGAGCGTAACCGGCTGGCGCTGGCCATTTTGCTGTTGCGGCCGGCCAATCTGCTGCTGCTCGACGAGCCGACCAACCATCTCGATCTGGCGTCGAAGGAGGTGCTGCTCGATGCTCTGCGGCACTACAGCGGCACGCTGGTGTTCGTGTCGCACGACCGCTATTTTGTTGACAGTCTGGCGACGCGGGTGTTGGAGGTGGCCGATGGCCGGGTGACCTCCTGGCCGGGCAACTACGAGGATTTTTTGCGCGCCAAGCAGGCGCTGGGGCAGGGCGGCCATGCGCAGCTGCGGGTGGAAAGCTGCGCTGTTGCGGCTAACGGCCGACCTGGCGAGGACAAGCAGGCCCGCATGGAGGAACACGCCCGCCGGCGCGAGCAGGTCAAGCAACAGCGGCGGCTGCAGAAGGAACTGGAGCAGATTGAAGGACGGATCGGTGAGCTGGAGACGCGGCGTGATGGCCTGGAACGGGAACTGGCCGATCCGGCGCTCTATGCCGAGCCGGCGGCCTTCAATGCCCGCAGTGCCGACTATGCCGCTGTTGACGCCGAGTTGACGGCGGCCTATGCCGAGTGGGAAGAGCTGCAGCACCAGGTCGAGGGCCTGGAGGAGGCATCATGA
- a CDS encoding DUF4388 domain-containing protein, whose product MRLLPRGRSVKSGLDAARLKMPETLVKLASSGLTGTIGFDGDDQCGVLCCEEGQIVAALWQQDDQRHSGVAALQAIFRLLQSRSCPLQLYRFDADVLPLLQQVCHGEHLACGQVLDWLDVDRLLAELRRTAFTGALRLYSARQLCLIFYRDGRPSGFCPDDAGGLTRRLELHNSVALEPDGRFDLIRSVARPDRLAGSTTGAGLEKLWLGVWRQLNP is encoded by the coding sequence ATGAGACTGTTGCCACGGGGGCGCAGCGTCAAGTCAGGTCTTGATGCGGCCCGTTTGAAGATGCCGGAAACCCTGGTCAAGCTGGCCAGCAGCGGTCTGACCGGCACCATCGGTTTTGATGGCGACGATCAGTGCGGCGTACTCTGCTGCGAGGAGGGCCAGATCGTGGCGGCCCTGTGGCAGCAGGACGATCAGCGCCACAGCGGTGTGGCGGCCCTGCAGGCCATCTTTCGCCTGCTGCAGAGCCGCTCCTGCCCGCTGCAGCTTTACCGGTTTGATGCGGACGTGCTGCCGCTGCTGCAGCAGGTCTGCCACGGTGAACACCTCGCCTGTGGTCAGGTGCTGGACTGGCTGGATGTCGATCGTCTGCTGGCGGAATTGCGTCGCACCGCCTTCACTGGCGCCTTGCGGCTCTACAGCGCCCGCCAGCTGTGCCTGATCTTCTACCGCGACGGCCGGCCGAGCGGTTTCTGTCCTGACGATGCCGGCGGATTGACCCGGCGCCTGGAGCTGCACAACTCCGTGGCGCTGGAACCCGATGGCCGTTTTGATCTGATCCGTTCTGTCGCCCGGCCTGACCGGCTGGCCGGCAGCACGACCGGCGCCGGACTGGAAAAACTCTGGCTGGGGGTCTGGCGCCAGCTTAATCCGTAG
- a CDS encoding OmpA/MotB family protein: protein MSSLLPRLPILLLCAALLLTGCVSKTRYDQQVSSAEQLRLQLDRCEEDRGQIKTSLADAQASLEQALVEQQAERERLSGIYHARVETLQQEISAQQQKQRQLEEQRQHLQQLSAELQRNLERERIAREARLAQMSSTYNELVGTLEKELERGELTIRQLKGQLTVNLVEKVLFASGTAELTEEGYRVLRQVGGALKKVAGKRIRVEGHTDNRPIKASLQQRFPSNWELAAARASHVVRFLQQQSGIGGEKLEIAAFGPYRPVADNDTAEGRAQNRRIEIVLVGDDDTSAGTADGPATD from the coding sequence ATGTCGTCGTTGTTGCCCAGGCTCCCGATTCTGTTGTTATGCGCGGCCCTGCTCCTGACAGGCTGTGTCAGCAAAACCCGTTACGATCAGCAGGTCAGTTCGGCCGAACAGCTGCGCCTGCAGCTGGATCGGTGTGAAGAGGATCGCGGCCAGATCAAGACATCTCTGGCTGACGCCCAGGCTTCTCTGGAACAGGCGCTGGTGGAACAGCAGGCCGAGCGTGAGCGTCTGTCCGGGATTTATCATGCCAGAGTCGAGACGCTGCAGCAAGAAATCAGCGCACAGCAGCAAAAACAGCGGCAGCTGGAGGAGCAGCGACAGCATCTGCAGCAGCTCAGCGCCGAACTGCAGCGTAACCTGGAACGCGAGCGTATCGCCCGCGAGGCGCGCCTGGCCCAGATGTCGAGCACCTACAACGAGCTGGTCGGCACCCTGGAAAAGGAGCTTGAGCGCGGCGAACTGACCATTCGCCAGCTCAAGGGTCAGCTGACCGTCAATCTGGTGGAAAAGGTGCTGTTTGCCTCGGGCACGGCGGAACTGACCGAGGAGGGGTACCGGGTGCTGCGGCAGGTGGGTGGCGCCCTGAAAAAGGTCGCGGGCAAGCGCATCCGGGTGGAGGGACACACCGACAATCGGCCCATCAAGGCCAGCCTGCAGCAGCGCTTTCCCAGCAACTGGGAGCTGGCCGCCGCCCGCGCCAGCCATGTCGTGCGTTTTCTGCAGCAACAATCGGGCATTGGTGGAGAAAAGCTTGAAATCGCCGCCTTCGGTCCGTACCGACCGGTGGCCGACAACGACACCGCCGAAGGCCGCGCCCAGAACCGCCGTATCGAAATCGTGCTGGTGGGCGACGACGACACCAGCGCCGGCACGGCGGACGGACCGGCTACGGATTAA
- the nadC gene encoding carboxylating nicotinate-nucleotide diphosphorylase: MFEVDEIITRALREDIGTGDVTTRATVPPGRQARAQLVAKDDFVLCGIEVARQVFSRLDPDICFEALKSDGSRVGRGEVLAWLKGDAAQLLQGERVALNLLQRMSGIATTTAAYVAAVAGSNATIVDTRKTMPGLRVLDKYAVRIGGGQNHRTSLYDGVLIKENHIAAAGGIVPAVQRARTQVPHTLKIEVETRDLDEVRQALEVGADIIMLDNMNLEQMGEAVTLIGDRALTEASGGVNLDRVAAIAATGVRLISVGALTHSVRAADISLLFT; encoded by the coding sequence TTGTTTGAAGTAGATGAAATTATTACCCGCGCCCTGCGCGAGGATATTGGTACCGGCGATGTTACGACAAGGGCGACGGTGCCGCCCGGCCGGCAGGCGCGGGCCCAGCTGGTGGCCAAGGACGATTTTGTGCTCTGTGGTATCGAGGTGGCGCGGCAGGTGTTCAGCCGGCTCGATCCGGACATCTGTTTCGAAGCCCTCAAAAGCGATGGCAGCCGGGTTGGCCGGGGCGAGGTGCTGGCCTGGCTCAAGGGCGATGCCGCCCAGCTGTTGCAGGGCGAACGGGTCGCTCTCAATTTGCTGCAGCGCATGAGCGGCATCGCCACCACCACGGCGGCTTATGTCGCCGCCGTGGCCGGCAGTAACGCCACCATTGTCGATACCCGCAAGACCATGCCCGGTTTGCGTGTACTCGACAAGTACGCTGTCCGTATTGGCGGTGGCCAGAATCATCGTACCTCGCTGTACGATGGCGTGCTGATCAAGGAAAACCACATCGCCGCTGCCGGCGGCATTGTGCCGGCGGTGCAGCGTGCCCGTACCCAGGTGCCGCACACCTTGAAGATCGAGGTCGAAACGCGCGATCTGGATGAGGTGCGTCAGGCGTTGGAGGTGGGGGCCGACATCATCATGCTGGACAACATGAATCTTGAGCAGATGGGTGAGGCCGTGACCCTGATTGGCGACCGGGCTCTGACCGAGGCTTCCGGCGGCGTCAATCTCGACCGTGTTGCCGCCATTGCCGCCACTGGTGTGCGGCTGATTTCCGTTGGGGCTCTGACCCATTCCGTGCGGGCTGCTGATATCTCGCTGCTGTTCACCTAG
- a CDS encoding biotin--[acetyl-CoA-carboxylase] ligase encodes MADPGMRHAIVQLLLEAGEACLSGQQISSRLGISRAAVWKHIEALRHDGFDICAQTARGYRLRHCPDRLLPAAIDAGLTTAFVGRQIDYHACIDSTNERASQLARAGAEEGLVVLAEEQSAGRGRLGRSWRSPAGVNLYASLVLRPQVPLNQAAQLTFLSAVAVARAVEQISGLQVQLKWPNDVLLQGHKLAGLLNELSAETEGIHHLIVGIGVNLNMTADQFSADLRYPATSLLLATGRPVDRVHFAQLLFQELEQLYLLLQRSGFTPLRLAWEALCDLTGRSVQVDCGSEILYGTVAGLAEDGALLLRTAAGDIHPVYAGDVRPWPPVASNH; translated from the coding sequence ATGGCTGATCCGGGGATGCGCCACGCCATTGTACAGCTGCTGCTTGAAGCCGGAGAGGCTTGTCTGTCGGGCCAGCAGATCAGCAGCCGGCTGGGGATCAGCCGGGCGGCGGTGTGGAAGCACATTGAGGCGTTGCGTCATGACGGTTTCGATATCTGTGCCCAGACCGCCCGTGGCTACCGCCTGCGCCATTGCCCCGACCGGCTGTTGCCGGCGGCCATCGATGCCGGCCTGACCACCGCCTTTGTCGGCCGCCAGATCGACTACCATGCCTGTATCGATTCGACCAATGAACGGGCCAGCCAGCTGGCGCGAGCGGGCGCCGAGGAGGGTCTGGTGGTGCTGGCCGAGGAACAGAGCGCCGGCCGTGGCCGGCTGGGGCGCAGCTGGCGTTCGCCGGCCGGCGTGAACCTGTATGCCTCGCTGGTACTGCGGCCCCAGGTGCCGCTCAACCAGGCGGCGCAGCTGACCTTTCTTTCCGCTGTGGCGGTGGCCCGTGCCGTCGAGCAGATCAGCGGTCTGCAGGTTCAGCTCAAATGGCCCAACGATGTGCTGCTGCAGGGGCACAAACTGGCTGGCCTGCTCAACGAACTCAGCGCCGAAACCGAGGGTATTCACCATTTGATTGTCGGCATTGGCGTCAACCTCAACATGACCGCCGACCAGTTCTCCGCTGATCTGCGGTATCCGGCCACCTCGCTGCTGCTGGCGACGGGCCGGCCTGTTGACCGGGTTCACTTTGCCCAGCTGTTGTTTCAGGAGCTTGAACAGCTCTATCTGCTGCTGCAGCGCAGTGGTTTCACGCCTCTGCGATTGGCCTGGGAGGCCCTGTGCGATCTGACCGGCCGGTCGGTACAGGTTGATTGCGGCAGCGAAATCCTCTATGGCACGGTGGCCGGACTGGCCGAGGATGGCGCGCTGCTGCTGCGCACGGCGGCCGGAGATATTCACCCCGTTTATGCCGGCGATGTGCGGCCCTGGCCGCCTGTTGCCTCAAATCACTGA